GTGTGTGTCTTAGCCAAAAGCACCGGCTAATGCATCCGGAAGTCAGCTTCGGTCAGAGACATCGGCCTCGTCGCAAAGCACTCGACGAGTCGGAGGGACCTCCAGCCGTCGCCAGCCGCTGCCACCCGCGTCATCGAAGCCTTCTGCCGCTGCCGCCCAACCGCGTCGATCCCTGTCGTCGGACCGGCAATGGTGTCATCAggcccgtccgccgccgcctctgccGTCCCGCCGCCGGCACCCTACGGCGCGACCTACGACGCGCCCGGATACTGGTGTGGTGAGGGCTGTTTTTTAAATTTCGGCTGAGAAAAACGGATTTCAGCCGAATTTCGGCCATCTCGGCCTCGGGCGAAATCTATCTTCCGCCGAAATCGATCAAACTTGGCAAATTTCGGTCAAATTTTAATCAAACTTCAGTCAAATTTTGGTCAAATTCCGGTCGAAATTTTTGAAAATAGCCGAAATTCGGCCATCTCGGCCAGGGGCGAAAAAAATCTCAAACCGAAAATCAAAACGCTGGGTGGGGGTCGTCAGCGGGTCACCACTCGCTCGCTGGGCAGCAGCTAGATGGCGCCCAACACCTGCAGCATCTGTCAGCGGGCTCGCAGGTTTTTCCGGCAGGCCATCCAGCCTATCCGGCACCGCAGTTGCAGTCGGGGCTGTATGGAGCGTACCCACCGCCGCCATTGAGCGGCGGCTACGGCCTCCCCATGGTGTCCCCGTCCCCCTCGCCGGCACCCTGGGACCCGGTGCTCCTCACAGGGCTGCATGGCGCTCCTACGCCGAACAACTACACTGGAGGTGGTGATTGGTACATGACACCGGTGCCACGGCTCACATGTTTGTTCATCCTGGTAACCCTGCCTCCTTCACTCCTATCTCCACCGACCGCCGTATCATTGTCGGCGACGGTTCCACACTTCCTATCACACATATTGGGCACACTTCTTTTCCTTCTACTTCTCCTTCATTATCTTTATCTAACATATTTGTGTCACCTCATCTTATCAAGAATCTCATTTCCGTTTATTGTTTCACTCGTGAAAATCCTGTTACCGTTGAATTTGACGAGCTTGGTTTTTGTGTCAAAGACGCTCGAACCAGGATGGTACTTCACCGATGTGACAGCCCCGACGAGCTCTATCCGGTGCACTCGCCTTCATCCACCACCAACGCACCGGTTGCTCTCTCCGCTGCCGTCGATCTCTGGCACGCTCGCTTGGGTCATCCCAACCCCATCACACTTCGTCATATTCTTAGGAGTTTCAATTTCAGTTGCAATAAGATCGAGCATCAAACTTGTCATGCATGTCGAGTCGGCAAACATGTTCGCTTGCCGTTTACTAATTCCACCACCATTGCTTCTTTTCTTTTTCAGTTGATTCATAGCGATGTGTGGACTTCTTCAGTTCCCAGTAACTCAGGCTATTTATATTATCTGATCATTCTTGATGATTattctcattatgtgtggactttTCCTTTGCGCAGAAAGTCGGATGCACTCTCTACCTTGACGGCCTTTTACTCCTATGTCCACACGCAGTTTGGGCGTCCCATCCTTGCGCTTCAGACAGACAATGGAAAAGAGTTCGACAACCTCGCTTTCCGCACCTTTTTGTCGCATCACGGCACAGTTTTCCGCCTCACATGTCCGTACACTTCACAGCAGAACGGTCGAGCCGAACGCATCCTTCGCACTCTGAATAACTGCGTTCGCACGCTCCTGTTTCATGCCAACGTGCCGCCTCGTTTCTGGTCGGACGCACTCGCCACTGCATCACTTCTTCTTAACATTAGACCCTGCCGCCCACGGTGGAACTACGCACCTCACCATCTTCTCTTTGGTACGCCACCATCTTATGACGACTTGCGTATTTTTGGGTGCCTTTGCTATCCCAGCACTGCCGACACTGCTTCTCACAAGCTTGCACCTCGATCTGTCGCTTGCATCTTCATCGGCTACCCCTCCAACTCCAAGGGATATCGGTGCTACGATCCTGTCTCCCAccgtgtgttcacttcccggcACGTTTACTTTGATGAGCATGTGTTTCCGTTTCACCAGGTACCCCAGCTGTTCCTCCCGCCATTGGTGACGCGGGCTCCTCGACGCCTCTCCCAGGGCGCTCGCGCGCCTCTCTTGGCCCGCCTCCCCGGCTTTGAGGCGCGCCCCCCGCATGCGGCGCCTCTTACAGCCGCGGCACTAGCGCCCCCGGTGCCCCCGATGTTGGCGCCCGCGGCCCCCGTGGCGCCTTCGGCGCCCCCGGTGCCCGCGGCCCCCCCGGCGCCCCCGACGTTGGCGCCCGCGGCTCCCCCGGCGCCCCCGGCGTTTGTGGCCGGTCCGGTCACCCGCGCCCGTACGGGCGTTTTTCGCCCGAGCTCGCGCTACGCCTCGGATGACTACGTCCATGCGGCGTCCATCTCCgagccgtcgccgttgccgtccTCCGTTCGAGCCGCTCTTCATGACCCGCTCTAGATGGCTGCGATGCAAGAGGAGTTTGACGCCCTGTTGCGCAACCGGACGTGGCAGCTTGTTCCCCGTCCCCGGCACGCTAACGTGATTACCGGGAAGTGGGTCTTTAAACACAAGCTCCGTCCTGATGGTACCCTTGATCGCTACAAAGCGCGTTGGGTCATTCGTGGCTTCTGACAGCGTGCTGGCatcgacttcaccgacacctttgCTCCGGTCGTCAAGCCTGGCACGATACGCACGGTTCTCCACCTTGCGGTCTCCCGTGCTTGGCCGATGCACCAGATGGACGTCTCCAATGCCTTCCTCCATGGTCACCTCGAGGAGCAGGTCTTCTGCCAGCAGCCCACCGGGTTTGTTGACCCGGAGCTTCCCGACCACGTGTGCCTGCTTTCGCGGTCCTTGTACGGACTCAAGCAGGCTCCGCGCGCTTGGTACCAGCGTATCACGGCGTTTCTCCACCAGCTTGGGTTCCGCTCTACCCGCTCGGACGCCTCGCTCTTCGTCTATCATCAGGGCTCTGACACGGCCTACTTGCTGctctatgtcgacgacatcatcctaaCGGCATGTACGGCTGGACTCCTTAGTCAGCTCACGGCTCGTCTTCGCACTGAGTTCGCCATCAAGGACTTGGGTCCTTTGCACTACTTCCTCGGTGTCGAGGTGGTGCGCCGTCCGGATGGCTTCTTCCTTCATCAGCGGAAGTACGCTCACGAGCTCCTCGAGCGCGCcggcatgcttaactgcaagcccgcCGCTACGCCTGTTGATACGAAGGCCAAGCTTTCTGCCACGGATGGTTCTCCTGCTTCGGATGCTGCTTTCTATCGGTCTATCGTTGGTGCTCTCCAGTACCTCACTCTGACTCGACCGGAGATCCTCGAGacgttcactgggctgccgtcaAGCGGATTCTCCGCTATATCTGTGGCACTATGGATCTTGGCGTCACGCTTCACGCCTCCACCGACACCGCCCTCACCGCCTACTCCGATGCAGACTGGGCGGGCTGCCCTGACACTCGTCGCTCCACTTCGGGCTATTGTGTCTATCTTGGACCCTCACTCATCTCGTGGTCGTCCAAGCGGCAGCCTACGGTCTCTCGTTCCAGTGCTGAGGCTGAGTATCGTGCGGTAGCCAACGCCGTCGCCGAGTGTTCGTGGCTTCGCCAGCTGCTTCAGGAGCTCTCTTGCCCTGTTGACCGTGCCACGGTGGTCTACTGCGATAACGTCTCGGCGGTCTACCTCTCCGCTAACCTGGTGCATCATCGATGGACCAAGCATATTGAGttggatattcattttgttcgggaACAGGTGGCACTTGGCCATATTCGTGTTTTGCACGTTCCTACTTCCCAACAATTTGCCGATATCATGACCAAGGGCTTGCCTACGGCGTCATTTGAGGAGTTCcggtccagtctttgcgtcagccgcggtgccgcttcgactgcggggggtgTTGAGTATATGTGTTATGTGCATATTGTGTATCGGGCCCGCCTCCTAGttccttgtatagttgaggtctGTGGCCCACCtttgtacatcatatatacgtgcCTATGCACGAAGAGCAATACATCGTGCAATTCACACATTTTACAGTCCATATGCACTCACCACGCCGTGATGAATGCAGAAACGATCTTGCAGACACTCCACAGCACCAAAGGCCCAACAGGCACCGCAGTGACCCTGCCATTGTCAACCAATACATACTACCTTGATCATCTTCAATTGTTCAGCAAGCACTCGTGGTGGTAACGATATAAGGTAATGTGCATAGACTTACTTGATCTGCTCATGAAAATCAGCGTTTTCCAAGGTATTGGAGAAAAACAACGAGCAAATGAAGTTGGTCAGTGCAATTAAAACGATGTAGAACCGGTTTATGATCATTGAGTTATCTAGTTGAACTTACCAAGTATTTTGCCGATCGTGCTGCAGCCAGACCATTTAGATCTGGCGTCGAACTCCTTTGGGAGACCCTCCTTTTCTGATATTGAATAAGCTTTGGTTGGAACACCAGCCAGTAAACCTGGAGGTGCTGGCTTCACTCCCAGGATATGCTTAAATTGCTCGAACTGCGCGCAGAAGATGCTTTTGAGGTCAGCATACATAGAAGGAGAAGATGGTGCCTCGAGGACAAGTACAAGATCAAGAGGGTGTTCTATGTACAGTATAGTTTGCGAGGTAGGGGTTGTGTCCAGCCGTCCACCCGGCATTTGGGTGGTTGTTAACCGTCTGTATGATGTCTTCCTGTGATAGTACAACACCATTATGATTATTAGTACACTACAAACAATAGAAGATGGGTAGGAGTAGACATAAATATGAGTAAGTGGATTAGGAGCACTCGGGTGCTCCACCCCCCTATATTCAAAAACAATTTAATAATTCAAAAAAAGTCAAAAAATCCTAGATATATTTTTGAACCAAATATGACTAGGTATTGTACTCATATAAAAAGTTTGGCCAAGGAATGATTCTCGTTGATTTCagggcaaaaaagacaaatttatGACGACAATATAGCATGAATAGTACTTATATCTAGCATTTTTTGAAAAATCTCTAACCCCGGATACAATAAAGGTCATTCCCTATTAAATCTTTTTATATGAGTGCAATACTTGTCATGTTTGATTCCATAAAAAGTTCCAGGATTTTTTgactttttttgaattactaaaTTATTTTTGAATATAGAACCCGAGAGCTCCTATGCATTTTCGTAAATATGATGTCAATTTGAGGGGGATAAAAGACGACCTGTATTATTGGTAGGGAATGGTCTCCCCTCGCAGCTCCGGCAAGCTGCAGGTACAAACACATGTTAAAGCAAACATGGATGTGATTCAGCCAAGAGCCAACTgcatagcatcatcactgatTCCTTAATGCTAGTAGGAGTGGGTACATTTTATCCCAGGCAGAGAAAAACAGACCTATCTGTTCGGTTTTCTGTGTTAGGATAGGTATTTTTTGTTCTTGTCCCCCATGAAATCTCTCTGCTTTACCTATCATCTCTTTACTACTACTAAATCTGCAGCAGAGGTGGGTTTAAGATAAGGCGAGAAGAACCGAACCTGGGGGGCAGCGGCGGCTGCAGAGAGGACGACGAGCAACGCCAGCGGGAGTAGGCCACCCATCTCCTTCCTCGACCGGCGACAGGGGGAAGCAAGCAGGAGGAGTAGCTGCAAGCCTGCAACTGGCGGCCTTGCTTCTCCTTCTGCCCCACGCCGCCCTTTAAACAGGGGAGTAGCTCTAGCAGGGGACTGGAGGTAAGCTGCAAATTTGGTTTCCGGGGGTGGCGATGCGGGCGCAGATGCCGCGATACGCATGTCTGCCCCTTTTCTGCCTTCACATCGCCACCACGCGACGCCAGAGCCAGCAACCGTTTTAAAACGTATACTATCGGCTTGATTCGCCCATGCGTTGCCCTGCCTGCTTAAATGTTTCTTCTCGTGGGAATCCTTTTGGAATTTTAGTACTGCTCCGTTACTGAATATGGGGTAGTAGCTGCAACTGTGCAGATCTTTTATTGTTTTCGCCAAGACATTTGTTAGAGAATGGAACACGAGTAGACAGAATGATAGATCGGCACATGCACATCTTTTGGATAGGCATTATAAAATCGGACACGAGTACCCATTGTAGATCTTAAGCTGTGTCCATTCTTTTAGATAGGCCCATCAAACAGGCACCTCCAAAGCGGACCCTTAAACCGCCCATAATACGGATCATATGATCTGAACGTGTTTTGTCATCTAACACGGATTTGTATCGGTCCGTCGAGCGGTTCGAACACATCCGTTTCGCAAACCGAGACAAATTGGTGGGGGACGGcagggaggggggagggagggttGCGGGAGTCTGGACAACAGACATATATGCCTCCGACACTGCCAGCCCACCCAATACCGCACCAAAACCCCTCCCACATCCCGAGCCTCCATCCTCTCATTTTCCCTCCTTCCCTTTTCCTCTCTTGCTTTCGCCGTCACTCCATCATCCCGGCCGCCCTGCCACATCCCTGCCGGAAATCGACAAGTTCGTCACCTCCAACGATACACCCGAGCTCCAAGCCGCTTCTCCTCCTCCGTCGTTCCACACCTCTTCTCTGGCCACAGCGCGGGTACCATCAGCTCCTACGATACTCACCATGCTTGGCAACTGTTCGATGAAATACCCAAGCTAATTTTTTTGTCCCTTCTTATTTGAAGCAATGTATTTGATATGGAATACATATACGAGCACTATGTTGAGTCATCCAATGGCTCGTCCAATGAGGAGTACACGGGGTGATGCAGGTGGTCCTTGCGGACGCGGAATGTGCGAAAGAGCATGTTCTCAATTTCAAGGGATCGATCAAGGGTCATCGAATGCTCAAACGCAACAGGGCACGTGGCTATGTGACACTGATTGATGACTACTTTGCCCCTGATGCCCTCTTCGATAATTTTCGTTGGCGCTTTCGGATGCGCAAAAATGTCTTCGATCGTGTCGACTATGGCCTCTGATCCATTGACGACTAATTCATCTTGAAGAAGGACGTCGTGGCAAGGATTGGGTTCTCTGGTTACCAGAAGTACACGAGCGCGCTTCGGATGCTCGCATATGGCACGACCGCTGATTTATGGGACGAGTACCTACGGATGTCTGACAGTAAATGCGGAGATAACATGGTCAAGTTGCAACTGTCGTGGTCTCGGTGTTTGAATCTCAGTACCTGAGAGAACCAACTATGGCAGACATCGAGAGACTCTTGGCAATCTCGAAAGTAAGAGGATGGCCAAGTTTGCTCGGAAATAGAAAAATTGCCCAAAATTTTTACAAGGGCAATATCAGAGTCATATTAAGAAGCCCACCATCATTTTCGAAGCAGTTGCATCACAAAATCTTTGGATTTAGCATGTTTTTTTCCGCACGCCTGAGGTCACACAATGATCAATGTGCTGCATTGTTCACCATTGTTTGCTAGGCTGACTGAAGAAAAAGTTCTTTC
This genomic window from Aegilops tauschii subsp. strangulata cultivar AL8/78 chromosome 4, Aet v6.0, whole genome shotgun sequence contains:
- the LOC109773816 gene encoding LOW QUALITY PROTEIN: cathepsin B-like protease 3 (The sequence of the model RefSeq protein was modified relative to this genomic sequence to represent the inferred CDS: substituted 1 base at 1 genomic stop codon) — its product is MRIAASAPASPPPETKFAAYLQSPARATPLFKGRRGAEGEARPPVAGLQLLLLLASPCRRSRKEMGGLLPLALLVVLSAAAAAPQLAGAARGDHSLPIIQEDIIQTVNNHPNAGWTAGHNPYLANYTFEQFKHILGVKPAPPGLLAGVPTKAYSISEKEGLPKEFDARSKWSGCSTIGKILDQGHCGACWAFGAVECLQDRFCIHHGVNVSLSVNDIVACCGFLCGDGCDGGYPIFAWQYFVENGVVTDECDPFFDQVGCQHPGCEPSYPTPVCEKKCKVQNQVWEEKKHFSVDAYQVNSDPHDIMAXVYKNGPVEVSFIIYEDFAHYKSGVYKQITGRMVGGHAAKLIGWGTSDAGEDYWLLANQWNRGWGDDGYFKVIRGTNECGIEGDVNAGMPSTKNIAGSAFAI